TGCtgaaagatttatttttttctccttggCTTCATCCAAATATATCTGTTCTTGCCTGCATTCTTCACTACAGAATGGAGTATCCCCTCTGTGTATAATCAAAACAACAATTAATCAAACTCTTCTATACTCATTTTCACTTCACTAAATGTTACTAGTAATTAAAGCCTAATCACTATTTGCCAATCCACACTTGTTAAAACaagtcaatttttatttttttatgacaagaaaACCTGCAAGTCGCAAAATCACATATGAGAGTACCCTGCACTAAGCAACTTCTATGCGATGAGTTCGACCCAACCTCTTGTTTTGCAGGTAAAAGATTTCAAACTTGAAAGCTCCGTCATGGAAGTCTCAAGCCCAGCCTACTGGGCCATCGGGGTTATAAACAACTCAAATGATAGTCATTAAACTAATAGTTATTattagtaaaattattttttcttgtcaaaaaaaaaataatcaagaaaagAGCAATTTATGAGATAAAATAACTGTTAATTGAGTGTTGTAAAATtccttttttgtgtttttttaagagaaaaaaaacaagaaaaagggtGAACTTGTGAAATATTAACTATTAATTGAATGATTATACCAGAAATAAACTCAAACAACTCATTTATAATCTGATTTATTAGTAATCAAAGAATTTCTTTACTCTGTAAAATTTTAAATGTCACCATCATTTCTTGAATAAAAGTAAAATCTTTGATCAGAGCAAGATAACCAATTACCATTTACCAATATAAACTGACTAAAAAAAAGTAAGAGCAACAAATTGAACGGAcataataaaaagaatgaaCAAAAACTGACCTGTACATGAAAATGTCTCTGTTATAACCAAGTGGTTTGTTGCAAAGAAAACAAGCTTCCAAAAAAtggggttgttgttgttgttcaaaTCTAGTAGTATCATAGTACTTTCTGCCACCAGCAGATCTAGGAGATGAcattgaagatgaagaggaaatGGAAGAAAGATTCCTGAAGCTACTCTTCTTTTGtaaagcaacaacaacaacaacccagtgaaatcccacaacgtggggtctggggagggtagattgtacgcagaccttactcctaccaaggtaggacggctgtttccgagagaccctcggctcacaaaaaaaaaaaaaaaaaaaaaaaaaaaaaaaaaaaacggaaaagggggtcagataaagttaaaaaaaattcaaagcgctatagaaaaataaatcacgaaggcatcacagataaaatagagtaatcaaaagtactgaaagCAGTATAACAAAAAGGCCCTCTTCTTGTTGCACTgtccatttttttattatttttttcagagCAGAGAAGAAAcagtgagaaaatatttggagaAATGGGGGTGGGGTTATAAACAAAAGTTTggtacaaataatttttttttggagagcAAGTGTAAAGTGCAAAACAATGATGTTTCTCAATTTGGTGCAAGTGGAATCTAATTCTATTGGCCATCTTTTCCTGTTTTCGTTTCCTTTCTTTATTCTTCTCACAGTTATATCCTTGTTTTTGTAATTATTTACGTCCTTGCCATTATAGTCCAAGAaag
This Solanum dulcamara chromosome 8, daSolDulc1.2, whole genome shotgun sequence DNA region includes the following protein-coding sequences:
- the LOC129899414 gene encoding FCS-Like Zinc finger 1-like, with the translated sequence MDSATRRGPFCYTALQKKSSFRNLSSISSSSSMSSPRSAGGRKYYDTTRFEQQQQPHFLEACFLCNKPLGYNRDIFMYRGDTPFCSEECRQEQIYLDEAKEKKINLSATKALREKEQTTSTKNYHFPRGTVAAA